The following nucleotide sequence is from Sulfolobales archaeon.
CATATCTGAAGAGCTAATGCTCAAAATAGCCCTTGGAAGACTCTATACAAGAGATCTACTGGCTCTTACTAAAACACCTAGGATCATCAGTATCTTAGCAAGATATTCTCTTCCTTAACCCTCTCGATATTCAAGATCCGCAAACAGATATAATGAACTATTCTTTTAAATTATTTATATGTGGGAAAACCTCTTAGATCCTCTGGCTATGCTGGTCTGAAATATTCTATATCGGTTATAGAGCCTCTCCTCTCGCTTTTGAATATAGGCTCTAGCTTCACTCCAATAGAGATTCTATCTGGTTGCGCCTTGATATAGTGGATCAGACCCCCCTCTACTCCTTCAAACCTTATAAGACCTATTATCACTGGCTCTTCCAGGGGTTTTCCATCGAAGTCTCTATATATTATGCTATAGCTAGCTAGATATGGTTTCCCGCTAATCTCTATCAGCTGTGTTACCTCCGAGTAGCATCTTGGGCAATATATCTTCGGGGGTATGTATTTTAGCCCGCATTTATCGCAGAGAGCAGCTAATATAGATCCTCTTTTGATCCCCTCTAGCCATTTAAGCCCTATAGGCCCTGGTGTGTAGTGGTAGGCGTTTATCTCCATCTCTATCTCTCTAACATATGGCTTTACATCCCCGTTCATCCCCATATCACCTCGAAGCACTCTATATCGGTTATAGATCCTACCCTCTTATCCGGTGGGAGCCATCTAGCCTTAACCCTTGCATCGAAGATCCTCTGGGTCTTGACATCCTCCTCGCTAGCACCGCAGATCCTGTGGAGGATCCCTGGGAATCTATAGCTTGTGAATCTATATCCTGGCACATCTAACCTTATAACCCCTATGATCTCGGGCTTCTCAAGCTTCTCAAGGGTTGCGGAGAGATAGCTTATAACAGCTGTGACAACCCTACCCTCATCACTCGCTCTAACCCATTTGGATAGATATCTAAAGCAGTATGGGCAATATATCTTCGGGGGTATGTGAACCAATCTACAGCTGGGGCAGTATGTACCCAGGATCTCGCCTCTCTTGAGGCCTTCCAGGAATCTGCTGTAGGCTATGCCCGCAGCCATGTTATATCTAGCCCTTGGCCTATCTATCTCCTTTATTATAGCCCTGAACTCCTCATCTCTAAGAGGTGTTCCACCCCTCACATATGATGCCATGTATATCACCTCCTAAGTATAACTACGGTGCCAATCTGCATTAGATCGCCCCAGGCCTGGGCTAGCCCTGTGGTAACGCTCTTCTTAACCTGCCTCTTCCCAGCCTCCCCCCTCAGCTGCCAGAAGATCTCAGCTACCTTCATGAGCCCAGCAGCAGCTATAGGATTACCAACCCCTAGCAAGCCTCCGCTGGGGCATACCGGGAGATCGCCATCCCTCTGTGTAACCCCTTCTCTAGTCATCTCAGCAGCCTTACACCTAGGTGCTAGGCCTAGGCCCTCTAGGTGGTGTAGCTCCTTATAGTCAAATGGGTCGTAGGGCTCTGCAACATCTATCTCCCTCATAGGCCTCTCGATCCCAGCCATTTTATAGGCCATCTCAGCAGCGTTCTTAAGATATACTGGGTATGATAACTCCCTATTAGTCCAATAAGAAGTATCCAGTGTATAGCCTATCCCCTCAACCCATACTGGTGTATCTGTTAGCCTTCTAGCCCACTCTTCGGAAACCATTACAAGGGCAGCGGCGCCATCGCTCACAGGAGAGATGTCTAGCCTGTTAACAGGATATACCAGGGGTTCGCTGTTAAGGACGTCCTCGACTGTTATATTAGCAGCGGCCTGGGCATATGGATTATCAAGGGCGTTCCTCTTATTCTTAACAGCTACCAAAGCTATATCCTCCTTTGTGACGCCGCATTTATGCATGTATCTATGCATCTCTAGGGCGAAGATCCAGATGAGGTTTGGGTTTAAAGGCTTCTCCATAAATGGATCCCATATATGTCTAAACACCGCCTGTGGATGGGGATCTGCTGCGCTGCTCATCTTTTCCTCAGCAACAACCAAGACCCTTCTACATAGCCCCGAGGCCACGTGCCACCAAGCAGCTATTGGGACGAAAACACCTGTTCCACCACCAACAAAAACCCTTATATGTGGCTTTCTAATGGCACCAGCACCTTCTGAGTAGTACTCCCCCTTCAGATGTATACCGTCGAATGCGTCTGGAGCGCTACCGCTAACAACGCAATCTATATCCCTTAGCTCGAGCCCCGCTTGGTCGAGGGCTCTTTTAGCAGCGATCCATGCTAGCTCCTGAGGTGTTTCAAGCATCCTCCTCCTGAACAGCGTCATCCCAGCACCTACTATCGCAACCCTATTCTTAACATATATATTTGTCTTCATAGCCTCACCTCGATAGAACAGCTACAACGGAGCTTGAGGTTCCAATACCCCTCCAGCTATGTATAACGGCTTTCTCAACATCGCTTAGCTGTGCCCTGCCAGCGATGCCTTTAAGCTGCTCATAGGCAGATAATAGCCTTGCAAGGCCATGGGCTTCTAGGGGTAGTCCCTCGCTGAGGGCGCCGCCGCTGGGATTCACAGGAAGAGATCCTGATCTTGAGAAGAAACCCTCCCTGAGATCGGCTGCTATACTCCCCCTACTAGATATTCCTAGAGCCTCGATCACCTGGAGAGCTTTATAGCTATATCTCTCATCAACCTCTGCGAAATCAACATCACTCCTGGGATCCTCTATACCAGCGTATTTATATGCCATATCAGATGCTATCCTAGTAGCTATATCCTCCTCCATAGATCTCAGCTGTATTGTAGAAACCTCTGTAGCCCAGCCAATACCGTCAACCCATATAGGGGTATCTGTATACTCCCTAGCAACATCCCCGCTAGCTATAACAGCTACGATTGCAGCATCGCTGTAGGGGGCTATATCATGGGCTGTTAGTGGGTCTGCTATATAGTCGGAGGATAGATAGTCATCTAGGGTAAGCCTATATGAGTATGGAGCCCTCAAGCTTAGAAGGGAGTTCTCCCTGGTTTGAACAACATATAGGCCTAGATCCTCTCTGGTTATCTTCCTCGACTCCATATAGATCCTCGCTTCTATAGCCTGTAGAGCATGGGGATTAGGTATCTTTAGAGGCCTTATATATATAGGATCTGTTGAGAACCATATAATATCCCTCATAGATGCTATCTCGCTGGGCTTTCCATGGGATTCGATCACAACTA
It contains:
- a CDS encoding thiolase domain-containing protein — protein: MKTNIYVKNRVAIVGAGMTLFRRRMLETPQELAWIAAKRALDQAGLELRDIDCVVSGSAPDAFDGIHLKGEYYSEGAGAIRKPHIRVFVGGGTGVFVPIAAWWHVASGLCRRVLVVAEEKMSSAADPHPQAVFRHIWDPFMEKPLNPNLIWIFALEMHRYMHKCGVTKEDIALVAVKNKRNALDNPYAQAAANITVEDVLNSEPLVYPVNRLDISPVSDGAAALVMVSEEWARRLTDTPVWVEGIGYTLDTSYWTNRELSYPVYLKNAAEMAYKMAGIERPMREIDVAEPYDPFDYKELHHLEGLGLAPRCKAAEMTREGVTQRDGDLPVCPSGGLLGVGNPIAAAGLMKVAEIFWQLRGEAGKRQVKKSVTTGLAQAWGDLMQIGTVVILRR
- a CDS encoding thiolase domain-containing protein, whose protein sequence is GMGYEGFTRSSEHLSFREMVFQAAVRAYEDAGGIDPRRDVDSFISCQEDFWEGVSISDEFAPDQLGAVLKPLYTVTGDGLHCLANAYMMIKSGIADVVVIESHGKPSEIASMRDIIWFSTDPIYIRPLKIPNPHALQAIEARIYMESRKITREDLGLYVVQTRENSLLSLRAPYSYRLTLDDYLSSDYIADPLTAHDIAPYSDAAIVAVIASGDVAREYTDTPIWVDGIGWATEVSTIQLRSMEEDIATRIASDMAYKYAGIEDPRSDVDFAEVDERYSYKALQVIEALGISSRGSIAADLREGFFSRSGSLPVNPSGGALSEGLPLEAHGLARLLSAYEQLKGIAGRAQLSDVEKAVIHSWRGIGTSSSVVAVLSR
- a CDS encoding Zn-ribbon domain-containing OB-fold protein, whose amino-acid sequence is MASYVRGGTPLRDEEFRAIIKEIDRPRARYNMAAGIAYSRFLEGLKRGEILGTYCPSCRLVHIPPKIYCPYCFRYLSKWVRASDEGRVVTAVISYLSATLEKLEKPEIIGVIRLDVPGYRFTSYRFPGILHRICGASEEDVKTQRIFDARVKARWLPPDKRVGSITDIECFEVIWG
- a CDS encoding Zn-ribbon domain-containing OB-fold protein, with the protein product MNGDVKPYVREIEMEINAYHYTPGPIGLKWLEGIKRGSILAALCDKCGLKYIPPKIYCPRCYSEVTQLIEISGKPYLASYSIIYRDFDGKPLEEPVIIGLIRFEGVEGGLIHYIKAQPDRISIGVKLEPIFKSERRGSITDIEYFRPA